Proteins encoded by one window of Salvia splendens isolate huo1 chromosome 7, SspV2, whole genome shotgun sequence:
- the LOC121810726 gene encoding uncharacterized mitochondrial protein AtMg00860-like — protein MNAIFRPALRQWVIVFFDDILIYSPTFMAHTRHIHEVLSILKAHRFFVKLSKCTFACSTVEYLGHFISEGRLKADPAKIEAMVAWPVPASVKQLRGFLGLTGYYRRFVEHYTSIAGPLTELLKKDSFAWSAAASESFDALKRAMTSAPVLRLPDFSRIFYLETDASDFGIG, from the coding sequence ATGAATGCCATTTTCAGGCCTGCCTTGCGACAGTGGGTGATAGTATTCTTCGACGACATCCTCATTTACAGCCCGACATTCATGGCCCACACTCGGCACATTCACGAGGTGTTATCAATCCTCAAGGCCCACCGTTTTTTCGTGAAACTGTCGAAATGCACTTTTGCGTGTTCAACGGTAGAATATTTGGGTCACTTCATTTCCGAGGGCCGCTTGAAGGCAGACCCGGCAAAGATTGAGGCCATGGTGGCTTGGCCGGTGCCCGCGTCCGTAAAACAGCTCCGCGGCTTCTTGGGTCTCACAGGGTATTACCGACGATTTGTTGAGCATTATACGTCCATCGCAGGGCCACTGACCGAATTGTTGAAAAAGGATAGCTTCGCGTGGTCGGCCGCCGCGTCAGAGAGTTTCGACGCCTTGAAACGAGCGATGACGTCCGCTCCGGTTCTCCGCCTTCCGGACTTTAGCCGGATCTTTTATCTAGAGACCGACGCGTCGGATTTTGGCATTGGCTAG